In the genome of Populus nigra chromosome 9, ddPopNigr1.1, whole genome shotgun sequence, one region contains:
- the LOC133703864 gene encoding uncharacterized protein LOC133703864, with translation MDTKFQALPPFKRHTLLEQEQQQQQENEENVPFSSQLPAKKRKESRNPLLADADPKVTTSAAYCLPTKKRVWALHPDLVSGKPLSPLIDLNVEYIPSSNEEIKADEENKKTPLPIINKSIDSLQQEEKVTFLYENNQQEYKEEEDDGILCAICQSTDGDPTDPIVFCDGCDLMVHTTCYGNPLIKGVPDGDWFCSQCLASKSDKETKQPSLSCCLCPIKGGALKPTATNGRDESWAHIVCALLIPEVFFDDPDGREGIVYSKVPKRRWEEKCYVCKSRKGCVIDCSEPKCPLAFHVTCGLNEDVYIEYKEGKKKETIVAGFCKRHTELWDKQQQTGKFKIVAREEHKK, from the exons ATGGATACCAAATTCCAAGCTTTACCTCCTTTCAAAAGACACACCCTCTTAGAACAggaacagcaacagcaacaagaAAACGAAGAAAATGTGCCCTTCTCCTCGCAATTGCCGGCCAAGAAGCGAAAGGAGTCCCGGAACCCACTTCTTGCGGATGCTGATCCCAAAGTCACTACTAGTGCTGCTTACTGCTTGCCAACCAAGAAGAGGGTTTGGGCACTGCATCCTGATTTAGTTTCCGGTAAGCCTCTTTCGCCGCTAATCGATCTCAACGTTGAGTATATTCCTTCTTctaatgaagaaattaaagcaGATGAGGAAAACAAGAAAACCCCTCTTCCAATTATTAATAAGTCAATTGATAGTTTACAACAAGAGGAGAAAGTCACATTTCTTTATGAAAACAATCAACAAGAGTACAAGGAGGAAGAGGATGATGGTATTTTGTGTGCTATTTGTCAAAGCACAGATGGGGATCCAACAGAtcctatagtgttttgtgaCGGGTGCGATTTAATGGTTCACACTACTTGCTATGGCAATCCTTTAATAAAGGGTGTTCCTGATGGTGATTGGTTCTGTAGTCAGTGTTTGGCTTCTAAATCCGACAAAGAAACCAAGCAACCATCCTTATCTTGTTGCTTGTGTCCAATAAAGGGTGGTGCTTTGAAACCCACCGCAACAAATGGCCGTGATGAGTCATGGGCTCATATTGTGTGCGCACTTTTGATTCCTGAGGTGTTTTTTGACGATCCAGATGGCCGTGAAGGAATTGTTTATTCTAAGGTTCCTAAAAGGAGATGGGAAGAGAAATGTTATGTTTGCAAGAGTAGAAAAGGGTGTGTTATTGACTGCTCTGAGCCTAAGTGTCCTCTGGCATTTCATGTTACTTGTGGGTTGAATGAGGATGTTTATATCGAGTATaaagaagggaagaagaaggagactATAGTTGCTGGCTTCTGCAAAAGACACACTGAATTATGGGAtaag CAACAACAGACAGGGAAGTTCAAGATTGTTGCCAGAGAAgagcacaaaaaataa
- the LOC133703762 gene encoding bidirectional sugar transporter SWEET2-like isoform X1, with amino-acid sequence MSDSIPNPVWTTCKDAAGIAGNIFAFGLFVSPIPTYRRIIRNRSTEQFSGLPYIYALMNCLICMWYGTPLVSADNLLLVTVNSFGAVFQLAYIILFTIYAERRIKQVRTLASLLVVLGLFAIIAVGSLQITDRMIRWLSVGSLTVVSLISMFASPLFIINLVIRTKSVEFMPFYLSLSTFLMSTSFMLYGLLNFDAFVYVPNGIGAILGIIQLALYVHYKKKSTQDSIEPLIASHA; translated from the exons ATGAGTGATTCTATTCCTAATCCTGTCTGGACTACTTGCAAGGATGCAGCAGGAATCGCCG GGAATATCTTCGCTTTTGGGCTGTTTGTATCGCCTAT ACCAACATATAGGAGAATCATCAGAAACCGGTCAACAGAACAGTTCTCGGGGTTGCCATATATATATGCGCTCATGAATTGCTTGATCTGCATGTGGTACGGCACGCCCCTCGTATCTGCTGATAATCTTTTGCTTGTCACTGTCAATTCATTTGGTGCTGTATTTCAGTTAGCCTACATTATCCTGTTTACAATATATGCTGAGAGAAGAATAAAG CAGGTCAGGACGTTAGCTTCGCTGCTAGTTGTGCTCGGCCTATTTGCAATCATAGCCGTAGGAAGCTTGCAAATAACTGATCGAATGATACGTTGGCTCTCAGTTGGCTCATTGACTGTTGTTTCTCTCATATCAATGTTTGCTTCCCCGCTATTTATAATT AATTTGGTGATCCGAACAAAGAGTGTTGAATTCATGCCATTTTATCTCTCCCTTTCCACTTTCTTGATGAGCACCTCTTTCATGCTGTATGGACTTTTGAATTTCGATGCCTTTGTTTAT GTTCCAAATGGCATAGGCGCCATTTTGGGAATTATCCAATTAGCCCTATACGTTCACTATAAGAAGAAATCCACACAAGACTCTATAGAACCCTTGATAGCTTCGCATGCATAA
- the LOC133703863 gene encoding probable sodium/metabolite cotransporter BASS1, chloroplastic — protein sequence MASNIIQMQSSWAPQRGTYPSRTERNRKRVDEAKMQSLLSGTSNNFAFKPYTNLFSSHPTRIKPHGLAFSLKSQLQPSSQTPQNKPIWPLILKPKFGRKSANQLHCGISSNDLSTGSKRGLREWIEVISEAISTAFPVWVSLGCLLGLLRPTAYNWVTPKWVGIGLPLTMLGMGMTLTLDDLSNAFAMPKEVLSGFVLQYSVMPISGFLVSKLLNLPSYYAAGLILVGCCPGGTASNIVTYIARGNVALSVLMTAASTFASVVMTPFLTAKLAGQYVAVDATGLLVSTMQVVLLPVLVGAFLNQYFQSLVKIVSPLMPPIAVGTVAVLCGNAIAQSSSAILMSGRQVVLAAFLLHACGFFFGYLLSRMLGLDVASSRTISIEVGMQNSVLGVVLATKHFGNPLTAVPCAVSSVCHSIFGSVLAGIWRRSVPAQNDD from the exons ATGGCATCAAACATTATACAAATGCAATCCAGCTGGGCTCCTCAACGAGGAACCTATCCTAGTCGTACAGAGAGAAACAGAAAAAGAGTAGACGAAGCTAAAATGCAGTCATTACTTTCAGGAACATCAAACAATTTCGCATTCAAGCCATACACAAACCTCTTTTCAAGCCATCCAACAAGAATCAAACCACATGGACTGGCCTTCTCACTTAAATCTCAACTCCAACCAAGCTCACAAACCCCGCAAAACAAACCCATTTGGCCACTCATTTTGAAGCCTAAATTCGGTAGAAAATCAGCAAACCAACTTCACTGTGGCATTTCATCAAACGATTTGAGTACCGGTTCTAAAAGGGGTTTGAGGGAGTGGATTGAAGTGATTAGTGAAGCAATATCTACAGCATTTCCGGTATGGGTATCTTTGGGTTGCCTATTAGGTCTCCTAAGACCAACTGCTTATAATTGGGTCACTCCCAAATGGGTCGGTATTGGCCTTCCTCTTACAATGCTTGGTATGGGTATGACACTTACACTTGATGATCTTAGCAACGCTTTCGCTATGCCTAAAGAGGTGCTCTCTGGCTTTGTGCTCCAGTACTCG GTGATGCCAATATCAGGGTTTCTAGTGAGCAAGCTATTGAATCTGCCATCTTACTATGCAGCTGGTCTCATATTGGTTGGTTGCTGCCCAGGCG GAACAGCAAGTAACATTGTCACTTATATTGCCCG tGGAAATGTGGCGCTTTCAGTATTAATGACTGCAGCGAGCACTTTTGCATCTGTG GTGATGACCCCATTTCTGACAGCTAAACTGGCTGGGCAATATGTTGCAGTAGATGCCACTGGACTCTTAGTGTCAACCATGCAG GTCGTGCTGCTTCCTGTACTTGTTGGTGCATTTCTAAATCAGTATTTCCAGAGCCTGGTTAAAATTGTATCTCCCTTGATGCCACCCATTGCTGTGGGAACTGTTGCTGTTCTGTGTGGAAACGCAATTGCCCAGAGTTCTTCTGCAATCCTTATGTCTGGCCGACAAGTGGTGCTTGCTGCATTTCTCCTTCATGCTTGTGGTTTTTTCTTTGGATATTTGCTTTCAAGAATGCTAGGGCTTGATGTGGCATCATCACGAACCATCTCGATTGAGGTTGGCATGCAG AACTCTGTGCTCGGTGTTGTTCTTGCTACAAAGCATTTTGGTAACCCGCTTACAGCAGTGCCGTGTGCTGTTTCTAGTGTCTGCCACTCAATCTTTGGTAGTGTCCTGGCCGGAATTTGGAGACGCAGTGTGCCTGCCCAGAATGATGATTGA
- the LOC133703762 gene encoding bidirectional sugar transporter SWEET2-like isoform X2 gives MSDSIPNPVWTTCKDAAGIAGNIFAFGLFVSPIPTYRRIIRNRSTEQFSGLPYIYALMNCLICMWYGTPLVSADNLLLVTVNSFGAVFQLAYIILFTIYAERRIKVRTLASLLVVLGLFAIIAVGSLQITDRMIRWLSVGSLTVVSLISMFASPLFIINLVIRTKSVEFMPFYLSLSTFLMSTSFMLYGLLNFDAFVYVPNGIGAILGIIQLALYVHYKKKSTQDSIEPLIASHA, from the exons ATGAGTGATTCTATTCCTAATCCTGTCTGGACTACTTGCAAGGATGCAGCAGGAATCGCCG GGAATATCTTCGCTTTTGGGCTGTTTGTATCGCCTAT ACCAACATATAGGAGAATCATCAGAAACCGGTCAACAGAACAGTTCTCGGGGTTGCCATATATATATGCGCTCATGAATTGCTTGATCTGCATGTGGTACGGCACGCCCCTCGTATCTGCTGATAATCTTTTGCTTGTCACTGTCAATTCATTTGGTGCTGTATTTCAGTTAGCCTACATTATCCTGTTTACAATATATGCTGAGAGAAGAATAAAG GTCAGGACGTTAGCTTCGCTGCTAGTTGTGCTCGGCCTATTTGCAATCATAGCCGTAGGAAGCTTGCAAATAACTGATCGAATGATACGTTGGCTCTCAGTTGGCTCATTGACTGTTGTTTCTCTCATATCAATGTTTGCTTCCCCGCTATTTATAATT AATTTGGTGATCCGAACAAAGAGTGTTGAATTCATGCCATTTTATCTCTCCCTTTCCACTTTCTTGATGAGCACCTCTTTCATGCTGTATGGACTTTTGAATTTCGATGCCTTTGTTTAT GTTCCAAATGGCATAGGCGCCATTTTGGGAATTATCCAATTAGCCCTATACGTTCACTATAAGAAGAAATCCACACAAGACTCTATAGAACCCTTGATAGCTTCGCATGCATAA
- the LOC133703119 gene encoding probable LRR receptor-like serine/threonine-protein kinase At3g47570, whose translation MGFLVPSPVFCPHAFVLLLLCFTSSALLIGRNETDRLALLDFKSKITHDPLGIMRLWNCSIHFCQWFGVTCSQKHQRVAVLDLQSLKLSGSVSPYIGNLSFLRNLYLQHNNFSHEIPAQIGHLHRLQILALHNNSFTGEIPASMSSCYNLVSLILDNNKLIGEIPKEFGSFLKLTDLYIDDNNLIGTIPPSLGNISSLQELWLDDNNLFGNLPATLSKLVNLRVLSLFNNRFSGTIPPSMLNLSSLRTFQVGLNHFQGNLPPDLGISLPNLEFFSIYSNQFTGSVPVSISNLSNLEMLQLNLNKLTGKMPSLEKLQRLLSITIASNNLGSGEANDLSFLSSLTNATNLQHLIITQNNFQGQLPPQISNLSTTLEVMGLDSNLLFGSIPDGIENLISLNDFEVQNNHLSGIIPSTIGKLQNLEILGLALNNFSGHIPSSLGNLTKLIGLYLNDINVQGSIPSSLANCNKLLELDLSGNYITGSIPPGIFGLSSLSINLDLSRNHLSGSLPKEVGNLENLEIFAISGNMISGKIPSSLAHCISLQFLYLDANFFEGSVPSSLSTLRGIQEFNFSHNNLSGKIPEFFQDFRSLEILDLSYNNFEGMVPFRGVFKNATATSVIGNSKLCGGTPDFELPPCNFKHPKRLSLKMKITIFVISLLLAVAVLITCLFLFWSRKKRREFTPSSDGNVLLKVSYQSLLKATNGFSSINLIGTGSFGSVYKGILDHNGTTVAVKVLNLTRQGASKSFMAECEALRNVRHRNLVKVVTACSGVDYHGNDFKALVYEFMVNGSLETWLPATDEVRGILDLSQRLNIAIDVAHALDYLHHQCEKQIVHCDLKPGNVLLDDEMVGHLGDFGLAKFLLEDTLDHSTNPSSSIGIRGTIGYAPPEYGASNEVSAYGDVYSFGILLLEMFTGKRPTDDLFNGLNLHGYVKTFLPEKVLQIADPTLPQINFEGNSIEQNRVLKCLVSVFTTGISCSVESPQERMGIADVIAQLFSARNELLGT comes from the exons ATGGGTTTTTTAGTGCCTTCTCCAGTCTTCTGCCCCCATGCCTTTGTTCTTCTCCTCTTGTGTTTCACGTCCTCTGCCTTGTTAATCGGCAGGAATGAGACCGACCGACTAGCCTTGCTGGATTTCAAGTCCAAAATAACCCATGATCCTCTTGGAATCATGCGCTTGTGGAATTGCAGCATCCACTTCTGCCAGTGGTTCGGTGTCACATGCAGTCAGAAGCACCAAAGGGTGGCGGTGCTGGATCTGCAGTCCCTTAAACTGTCAGGTTCCGTATCACCATATATTGGCAATCTGAGCTTTTTAAGAAACCTATACCTTCAACACAACAACTTCAGTCATGAAATCCCAGCACAAATTGGCCACTTGCATAGATTGCAAATACTAGCACTACATAATAATTCCTTTACTGGTGAAATTCCTGCTAGTATGTCTAGTTGCTATAACCTCGTTTCACTCATATTAGATAACAACAAGCTGATAGGAGAAATTCCTAAGGAGTTTGGCTCCTTCTTGAAGCTCACAGACCTCTATATAGACGACAACAACCTTATAGGAACTATCCCTCCATCTTTAGGGAACATATCATCCCTCCAAGAACTATGGCTAGATGATAATAACTTGTTTGGGAATCTCCCTGCTACTTTAAGCAAATTGGTAAACCTCAgggttttatcattgtttaataaTAGATTTTCAGGTACCATACCTCCCTCCATGCTCAATCTCTCTTCATTAAGGACTTTCCAAGTAGGGCTTAACCATTTCCAAGGCAATCTCCCCCCTGATCTGGGCATTTCCCTTCCAAATCTTGAATTCTTTTCCATCTATTCTAACCAATTCACTGGAAGTGTTCCTGTTTCAATATCCAATTTATCAAATCTTGAAATGCTACAGTTAAACCTAAACAAGCTTACAGGAAAAATGCCTTCACTGGAAAAGCTACAAAGGCTTCTTTCAATAACCATTGCCTCCAACAATCTGGGAAGTGGGGAAGCCAATGACTTGAGCTTTCTCTCCTCTTTGACCAATGCCACAAACCTACAGCACTTGATTATAACGCAAAATAACTTTCAAGGACAGCTGCCTCCACAAATCAGCAATTTGTCAACTACACTGGAAGTCATGGGCCTAGACAGCAATCTATTATTTGGGAGCATCCCTGATGGAATAGAGAATCTCATCAGCTTGAATGATTTTGAAGTACAAAACAACCACCTTTCAGGTATCATTCCTTCTACCATTGGGAAGCTTCAAAATCTAGAAATATTGGGTCTTgcattgaataatttttcagGGCATATTCCATCTTCTCTAGGAAACCTGACAAAGTTAATTGGACTCTATTTAAATGACATCAATGTTCAAGGCAGCATCCCTTCAAGTCTAGCAAACTGCAACAAATTGTTAGAGTTGGATCTTTCTGGAAACTATATTACCGGTAGCATACCCCCTGGCATATTTGGACTATCCTCCCTGTCAATTAATCTTGATTTATCTCGAAACCATTTGTCTGGCTCCCTACCAAAGGAAGTAGGAAATTTGGAAAATCTAGAAATTTTTGCTATTTCTGGGAATATGATATCAGGTAAGATTCCTAGTAGTCTTGCACATTGTATAAGTCTGCAATTCTTGTACTTGGATGCCAACTTTTTTGAAGGTTCCGTCCCTTCCTCCTTGAGTACCCTGAGAGGCATTCAAGAATTCAATTTTTCTCATAACAATTTGTCAGGGAAAATTCCAGAATTTTTCCAAGATTTCAGGTCCTTGGAAATTTTGGACCTatcttataataattttgaaggGATGGTACCTTTTAGAGGAGTTTTCAAGAATGCAACAGCAACTTCAGTCATTGGGAATAGCAAGCTATGCGGTGGCACACCTGATTTTGAGCTTCCTCCATGCAATTTCAAACACCCGAAGAGGTTGAGCCTAAAAATGAAGATAACAATCTTTGTGATTTCCTTGCTTCTAGCGGTGGCAGTACTTATCActtgtttatttcttttctggtcaagaaagaaaagaagagaattcACTCCAAGCTCTGATGGGAATGTGCTATTGAAGGTGTCTTATCAAAGTCTCCTAAAAGCTACAAATGGATTCTCCTCGATCAATTTAATTGGTACTGGCAGCTTTGGCTCTGTCTATAAAGGAATTCTTGATCATAATGGAACAACTGTTGCTGTCAAAGTGCTTAACCTAACGCGTCAAGGAGCTTCTAAGAGTTTCATGGCTGAATGTGAGGCTCTGCGAAACGTCAGACATCGAAATCTAGTTAAGGTAGTGACAGCATGTTCAGGTGTTGATTATCATGGGAATGATTTCAAGGCTTTGGTGTATGAATTCATGGTTAATGGGAGTTTGGAAACCTGGCTGCCTGCAACAGATGAGGTGCGGGGGATTCTAGATCTTTCGCAGAGACTAAACATTGCCATCGATGTTGCCCACGCACTCGActatcttcatcatcaatgtGAAAAACAAATAGTTCACTGTGACCTCAAACCAGGCAATGTTCTTCTCGATGACGAAATGGTTGGCCATTTAGGTGATTTTGGGTTAGCAAAATTCCTTCTCGAAGACACCCTTGACCATTCGACGAACCCATCAAGCTCCATTGGAATAAGAGGGACCATTGGTTATGCTCCCCCTG AGTATGGTGCGAGTAACGAAGTGTCAGCATATGGTGATGTATACAGCTTTGGCATACTCTTGCTGGAGATGTTTACAGGAAAGAGACCAACTGATGACCTGTTTAATGGTCTGAACCTTCATGGCTATGTCAAGACATTTTTGCCTGAGAAAGTGTTGCAGATTGCAGATCCTACTCTTCctcaaataaattttgaaggGAATTCTATCGAGCAAAATAGAGTTCTTAAGTGCCTGGTCTCGGTATTTACAACTGGAATCTCCTGTTCTGTCGAGTCGCCACAGGAACGGATGGGCATTGCTGATGTTATAGCCCAACTATTTTCTGCCAGAAACGAACTTCTTGGAACCTGA
- the LOC133703764 gene encoding uncharacterized protein LOC133703764 — protein MEALWNLEDEWKLTTQEAVLLFVCTALAVIALCAAIMLKRKAQTKQRSVNQDPSTGSSKRWSEPEPGSNNWITIRRVLMESMRWSGASKWDEGSSGSGSGMLLPPPVLGLGRCESSMGWQSPDSLSAVWQRPILMGEKCELPRYSGLILYDERGRLLDHSLTSSRKENIHEEKPAAVLRTTLKDLLLP, from the exons ATGGAAGCATTGTGGAATTTGGAGGACGAATGGAAGCTGACAACCCAAGAAGCAGTTCTCTTATTTGTTTGCACAGCCCTTGCAGTCATTGCGCTTTGCGCTGCAATCATGCTTAAGAGGAAGGCCCAAACAAAGCAAAGATCAGTGAACCAAGACCCAAGCACAGGTAGCTCAAAACGGTGGTCTGAGCCCGAGCCTGGCTCTAACAATTGGATCACAATAAGGAGGGTGTTGATGGAGTCAATGAGGTGGAGTGGAGCAAGCAAATGGGATGAGGGAAGTAGTGGGAGTGGCAGTGGGATGCTGCTGCCACCACCGGTTCTTGGGTTAGGAAGGTGCGAGTCAAGTATGGGGTGGCAAAGCCCTGACTCTTTGTCAGCAGTGTGGCAAAGGCCTATACTAATGGGAGAGAAATGTGAGCTTCCAAGGTATAGTGGTCTTATTCTCTATGATGAAAGAGGGCGGCTGCTTGATCATTCTCTCACATCTTCTCGTAAAGAAAATATTCACGAG GAAAAACCAGCAGCTGTTCTGAGAACTACTCTGAAGGATTTGCTATTGCCGTAG